The following coding sequences lie in one Victivallis lenta genomic window:
- a CDS encoding tyrosine-type recombinase/integrase, protein MKQEVGTIYQKPNGTYHYRYQINGERKSISLKTKNQEEAKRKVKELLPVLKATSMEVVSAHVAHARNLIEPVNVLLLTETWNVYSKHPNRATPATVNERLAYEADWRDFLKSLPKGCQYLHEVTPELAEAYAQKLRERQLAVDTHNRKIKRLRKIFSTLTEYCPDGNPFHSSVLWRKDREEQEHNTRRLAFTREQEQALLDVLADSTHKVKNKPEIRVIYHLGMFTGQRLKDCVLLQWHKVDLERRRIWVKQFKTGKEVTIPIADQLLTVLQEALAWKRDEYICPNCAARYKQKDANGKDVGCNKVGLDILRVIRWIGLEPSVEVPGRKKKATVYGFHSLRHSFASHCAEAGVPKAVLLSILGTDSDIADKYYIHIGEEAQMEAIAAVASITTKSDRQRIEEALKLLDTPDIPTEEILNRVRHVLKA, encoded by the coding sequence ATGAAGCAGGAAGTCGGTACCATCTACCAAAAACCGAACGGGACATATCATTACCGTTATCAGATCAACGGTGAACGCAAGTCGATCAGCCTGAAAACTAAAAATCAGGAAGAAGCGAAGCGGAAAGTCAAAGAGCTGCTTCCGGTTCTGAAAGCGACCAGCATGGAAGTCGTTTCGGCGCACGTCGCTCACGCGCGCAATCTGATTGAGCCTGTAAATGTATTGTTGCTTACCGAAACGTGGAATGTTTACTCAAAACACCCGAACCGTGCCACTCCTGCGACTGTTAACGAACGTCTCGCCTACGAAGCAGACTGGAGAGATTTTTTGAAGTCTCTTCCGAAAGGCTGTCAATATCTCCACGAAGTGACGCCGGAACTGGCCGAAGCCTACGCACAAAAGCTCCGGGAACGTCAACTGGCCGTTGATACGCACAACCGCAAGATCAAACGGCTGCGGAAAATCTTCTCTACGCTTACCGAGTATTGTCCCGATGGTAATCCCTTTCATTCTTCTGTACTCTGGCGTAAAGACCGCGAGGAGCAGGAACACAATACACGTCGTCTCGCCTTTACTCGCGAACAGGAACAGGCATTGCTGGACGTACTGGCCGATTCTACGCACAAGGTGAAGAACAAACCGGAAATCCGGGTCATCTATCATTTGGGGATGTTTACTGGCCAACGGCTGAAAGACTGCGTTCTGCTGCAATGGCATAAGGTTGATCTTGAACGGCGGCGCATCTGGGTCAAGCAATTCAAGACCGGAAAAGAAGTCACGATTCCAATTGCTGATCAGCTATTGACGGTGCTTCAGGAAGCATTGGCATGGAAACGAGATGAATATATCTGTCCGAACTGTGCGGCTCGATATAAGCAGAAAGACGCCAACGGCAAAGATGTCGGATGCAATAAAGTCGGCTTGGATATCCTCCGGGTGATCCGCTGGATCGGGTTGGAGCCATCCGTGGAGGTGCCGGGCCGCAAGAAGAAGGCAACGGTCTACGGCTTTCATTCCCTGCGCCACAGCTTTGCCAGTCATTGTGCTGAAGCTGGTGTCCCGAAAGCCGTATTGCTTTCAATCCTCGGCACCGATTCTGATATAGCTGATAAATACTATATTCATATTGGAGAGGAGGCCCAAATGGAAGCGATTGCCGCTGTCGCGTCCATCACGACCAAATCCGATCGCCAGCGGATCGAAGAAGCATTGAAGTTGCTCGATACTCCCGATATCCCTACCGAGGAAATTTTGAACCGTGTCCGGCACGTACTGAAAGCATAA